The region TGCATCCATTGTAGGACTTGGCACGTCCATGGGCGAGGTGGGCGCGACTACCCATACCAAGAAGGTCGCGGAGGAATGGCTGGCCACCGAAGTGCGCATTGTACGGCTTCCAACTCTCCCTATAAAGCAAACGGGGTGGTTTTGCACGTCGTGGAGAGGTTCAGCGAAAGCATCAGAAAACGACACAAAAAAGGGACTGCCTTGTATTGCCCTGCCTGCCATAATAACTATTCGGCAGCTTTCAACGCATGTGGGTGCCTAAGTCGGTACGTTAACAAGAAGCGGAATCCTGAATATCCACAGCTTGCGGAAACTTATCAAAGACTGCTCCTTGAATAAGGTGTAGCAACACTAAAAAAAGAGTCAACCAGAGCCACGGCCGGCCCAAAAAGCCAGCCGGTCAAACTTAGAACGTTGAAATGAGGAGAATTAATGACAAGAAATCCGAATAAAGCAGCGAGAGAAACGAAACGCATCTACAAAGATGTTGATCTGAGAATGAAAAAGGTTCCAGCTGTTTGCTGTCAAGGCTGTTCTCACTGTTGTCATCAATTGATCAAGGTACACTGGGCTGAAGGAGTTCTGATAGAAAAGTACATTATTGAAACATTTTCTAAGGATCAAATTGAAACTTTCAGCGCTCGGCTTGAGCAATGGAAGAATTATTTGAAAGACTGCACACCAAACACAGATATTTTAGAAGCTTCTGATATTAATAAGTTTGCTGCAAAAGTGGCTGAAGATCATATCCCATGTTTCTTCCTCGACAATGACTCATGCGCTATTTATCCTGTCAGACCGCTTATTTGCCGTACCTTCGTAGTCACTGACGACGCTAAATTATGTGCTATTGATCCGATGAGGATAGGCGTTATGGAAGGATACTCCATTCAGGGTGATGCTATGCACGAAATTACTCGTGCTGCCGATTCCTTCCAACTGCGTCTGTTAAACTACGCAGTAGCAGAAACACTCGGAGTTAGAAACCTAAAGCCAATAGGTGATTTTGCAATTACAACACTGCAAAGAAATCATCAAACCTAATTTAAACCACTCTACCAGAGAATATACAATGAGCTTATATCACCAGCACTAAATAAAAAATAAGGGGCTGTCTTAAACAATTTCGGATGACTTGACAACGTCATAGTCGCGGCCCACCAGGCTTTTATACACCACCATCTTTGTTTCGTACTGAACCTGCTTGATTGCCTCGTATCGCACCCTGAGCGAATATTCTTTCGAATATCTGCGCATCGAGATGTTGGACACGTGATGACCGAGGATCTCCGAAATCAGACTTTCCCCCACGTCTGACTGCTTCAGTCGGTCCGCAAACACATGCCGC is a window of Geobacter sp. FeAm09 DNA encoding:
- a CDS encoding YkgJ family cysteine cluster protein, producing MTRNPNKAARETKRIYKDVDLRMKKVPAVCCQGCSHCCHQLIKVHWAEGVLIEKYIIETFSKDQIETFSARLEQWKNYLKDCTPNTDILEASDINKFAAKVAEDHIPCFFLDNDSCAIYPVRPLICRTFVVTDDAKLCAIDPMRIGVMEGYSIQGDAMHEITRAADSFQLRLLNYAVAETLGVRNLKPIGDFAITTLQRNHQT